Proteins encoded in a region of the Marinococcus sp. PL1-022 genome:
- a CDS encoding DUF1992 domain-containing protein, whose translation MALSKDYNERLAGEKEGLTYRDPVGELIREHEKKGGFDNLPGRGKPLPKEYLQSDTFDTLLKRNGFVPSWVRLQREIREDLGQVLKQQTEEAIPDRRIKKEISKINKKVRRYNQLCPAPSLQKCLIEKESLHRQYERWR comes from the coding sequence ATGGCGTTATCGAAGGATTACAACGAGAGGCTGGCCGGGGAAAAAGAAGGACTAACGTATCGCGACCCTGTTGGTGAATTGATTCGGGAGCACGAAAAGAAGGGTGGGTTTGACAATCTGCCGGGTCGTGGCAAACCACTGCCAAAGGAGTATCTGCAAAGCGATACCTTTGACACTCTTTTAAAGCGAAACGGATTTGTGCCTTCATGGGTCCGGCTGCAGCGGGAAATCCGGGAGGACCTCGGGCAGGTGCTGAAACAGCAGACGGAGGAAGCAATCCCTGACCGCCGTATAAAAAAAGAAATCAGTAAAATCAATAAAAAAGTCCGCCGCTACAATCAGCTTTGCCCAGCGCCAAGTCTGCAAAAATGTTTAATAGAGAAAGAAAGTCTTCACAGGCAGTACGAACGCTGGCGTTAA